A window of the Chlorocebus sabaeus isolate Y175 chromosome 8, mChlSab1.0.hap1, whole genome shotgun sequence genome harbors these coding sequences:
- the OXR1 gene encoding oxidation resistance protein 1 isoform X13: MSRLWYGKKGRRHQPINHKYTLVVSVAEYHRRIDALNTEELRTLCRRLQITTREDINSKQVAPVKADLESESFRPNLSDPSELLLPDQIEKLTKHLPPRTIGYPWTLVYGTGKHGTSLKTLYRTMTGLDTPVLMVIKDSDGQVFGALASEPFKVSDGFYGTGETFVFTFCPEFEVFKWTGDNMFFIKGDMDSLAFGGGGGEFALWLDGDLYHGRSHSCKTFGNRTLSKKEDFFIQDIEIWAFE, translated from the exons GTAGTGTCAGTGGCTGAGTATCACCGCAGGATCGATGCTCTAAATACTGAAGAACTGCGCACACTCTGCAGACGCCTCCAG ATTACTACAAGGGAAGACATAAATTCAAAGCAGGTTGCTCCAGTGAAAGCAGACCTGGAGTCTGAATCTTTTCGACCAAACCTAAGTGATCCCAGTGAACTTTTACTGCCAGATCAAATTGAAAAG cttaCCAAGCATCTTCCACCAAGAACAATTGGCTATCCATGGACTCTTGTTTATGGTACTGGAAAACATGGCACAAGCTTGAAAACTCTTTATCGAACAATGACAGGTTTAGACACCCCAGTGCTGATGGTGATTAAAGACAGTGATGGACAG GTTTTTGGTGCATTAGCATCTGAGCCATTTAAAGTGAGTGATGGCTTTTATGGTACTGGAGAAACCTTTGTTTTTACATTCTGTCCAGAGTTTGAG gtCTTTAAGTGGACAGGAGATAATATGTTTTTTATCAAAGGAGACATGGATTCACTAGCTTTCGGTGGTGGAGG AGGAGAATTTGCTCTTTGGCTTGATGGAGATCTCTACCATGGAAGAAGCCATTCTTGTAAAACGTTTGGGAATCGTACACTTTCTAAGAAGGAAGATTTCTTTATCCAAGATATTGAAATCTGGGCTTTTGAATAA
- the OXR1 gene encoding oxidation resistance protein 1 isoform X14 — MSRLWYGKKGRRHQPINHKYTLITTREDINSKQVAPVKADLESESFRPNLSDPSELLLPDQIEKLTKHLPPRTIGYPWTLVYGTGKHGTSLKTLYRTMTGLDTPVLMVIKDSDGQVFGALASEPFKVSDGFYGTGETFVFTFCPEFEVFKWTGDNMFFIKGDMDSLAFGGGGGEFALWLDGDLYHGRSHSCKTFGNRTLSKKEDFFIQDIEIWAFE, encoded by the exons ATTACTACAAGGGAAGACATAAATTCAAAGCAGGTTGCTCCAGTGAAAGCAGACCTGGAGTCTGAATCTTTTCGACCAAACCTAAGTGATCCCAGTGAACTTTTACTGCCAGATCAAATTGAAAAG cttaCCAAGCATCTTCCACCAAGAACAATTGGCTATCCATGGACTCTTGTTTATGGTACTGGAAAACATGGCACAAGCTTGAAAACTCTTTATCGAACAATGACAGGTTTAGACACCCCAGTGCTGATGGTGATTAAAGACAGTGATGGACAG GTTTTTGGTGCATTAGCATCTGAGCCATTTAAAGTGAGTGATGGCTTTTATGGTACTGGAGAAACCTTTGTTTTTACATTCTGTCCAGAGTTTGAG gtCTTTAAGTGGACAGGAGATAATATGTTTTTTATCAAAGGAGACATGGATTCACTAGCTTTCGGTGGTGGAGG AGGAGAATTTGCTCTTTGGCTTGATGGAGATCTCTACCATGGAAGAAGCCATTCTTGTAAAACGTTTGGGAATCGTACACTTTCTAAGAAGGAAGATTTCTTTATCCAAGATATTGAAATCTGGGCTTTTGAATAA